A part of Sebastes umbrosus isolate fSebUmb1 chromosome 21, fSebUmb1.pri, whole genome shotgun sequence genomic DNA contains:
- the mtfr1 gene encoding mitochondrial fission regulator 1, with amino-acid sequence MSKDNPRIEMDLASGTAKAYGSSRSIVRRIASSLPFNPCPRVHFQLYPYSEDAGVLIGARRQNGLVASLADVGWIDRDDEDDEDDEDPFGRSVIPSGLVFRSHQPQRKPLTRQSSLPSLHQGAPDPQGPTAVNDEAIQKIGALETELAKLRAQIALIVLAQEKTTQPAATTGTPPPPPPPGGTLPPPPPPPPPPPPPPPPPPLLLSLQRTFSAIDLIKERRGMKTDSQTVLDSRPAEIPSMLDVLKDIGKVKLRSVKSRPAEGEAKVKSSNPVDAATLIAEALKRKFAHRYRHDSEQGDTEEFKLPVPEVKPRTETPLFGQHMLKSTGKRKLI; translated from the exons ATGAGTAAAGACAATCCACGGATAGAAATGGACCTG gcTTCTGGAACAGCCAAGGCCTATGGGTCCTCAAGAAGTATTGTGAGAAGAATAGCTTCTAGTCTTCCCTTTAACCCCTGCCCCAGGGTCCATTTTCAG CTTTATCCGTATAGTGAGGACGCTGGTGTCCTGATTGGCGCCAGGAGGCAGAATGGTTTGGTGGCGTCTCTGGCTGATGTCGGATGGATCGACAGGGATGACGAGGATGACGAGGATGACGAAGACCCCTTTGGCAG GTCAGTGATCCCATCAGGACTCGTGTTCCgatcccatcagcctcagagAAAACCCTTAACCCGCCAGAGTTCACTGCCGAGCCTGCATCAGGGGGCTCCGGACCCCCAGGGGCCAACGGCCGTCAACGATGAGGCCATTCAGAAGATCGGCGCACTGGAGACGGAACTTGCCAAACTCAGAGCTCAGATAGCACTAATCGTTTTGGCTCAGGAAAAGACCACACAGCCAG CTGCTACCACAGGgacacctccacctccccctccaCCCGGTGGCACCCTgcctccccctcccccaccaccaccaccacctcctcctcctcccccaccaCCGCCACTACTCTTGAGTCTCCAGCGGACATTTTCTGCCATTGACTTGATTAAGGAGCGCAGAGGGATGaagacagacagccagacagTTTTGGATTCAAGGCCAGCAGAAATCCCGAGCATGCTCGACGTCTTGAAAGACATAGGCAAAGTCAAGTTGAGATCAGTCAAAAG TCGTCCAGCGGAAGGTGAAGCCAAAGTAAAGTCCAGCAATCCTGTAGACGCCGCAACTCTCATCGCCGAGGCCCTGAAACGCAAGTTCGCCCACCGCTATCGACACGACAGTGAACAAGGAGACACTGAGGAGTTCAAACTTCCCGTTCCAGAAGTGAAACCTCGAACCGAAACCCCTTTG TTCGGGCAGCACATGTTGAAGTCAACTGGAAAAAGGAAGTTGATCTGA